The nucleotide window AAAAGGAGCCCTTGAAACCTGCAAATTAATTGAAAAAAATGGTGGTATAGCCAAAGCCCTGCAATTTGATGTGAGTAATGCAAAAGAATCTGAACAAGCTGTAAACTCAATACTCAAGACCCATGAAAAAGTCGATATCCTTGTTAATAATGCCGGGATCAGAAACGATAAACTCATGGCATTCATGCAGGAGTCTGACTGGAAAAATGTTTTAGATACCAATCTTGCATCTTTTTTTAATGTATCAAAATTAATTGTTAAAAATATGATTACCAAACGTTTTGGAAGGATAGTCAATATTTCATCCACAGCTGGACAAGTTGGTAATGCAGGCCAGGTTAATTATTCTGCTGCCAAAGCCGGTATAATTGGAGCAACAAAAGCTTTGGCAAAAGAAATAGCCAAAAGAAATATTACTGTTAATGCTGTGTCTCCAGGATTTATTGATACTGGAATGCTTGATGGAATGCCCCTTGATGAAATCACAAAAATGATACCGTGTGCAAGACTTGGAACAGTTGAAGAAGTAAGCGCGCTTGTTGGCTTTTTATGTTCAAATCAAGCCTCCTATATAACAGGACAGGTAATTGGAGTAAATGGTGGAGTAGCCTGAATCTTATGAATAAACCATATTTTAAAACAGCAAAAGATGCACCTGAACCTTTAAGAGCCATTGTAAAAACCATTACAAGATTTGAAGAAATCGATTCTATGGGTATTGCCTGGCATGGAAGGTTTGCAAGCTATTTTGAGGATGCCAGGGTATCTTTGGG belongs to Desulfobacula toluolica Tol2 and includes:
- the fabG gene encoding 3-oxoacyl-ACP reductase FabG, with product MNENSEQIVLVTGASKGIGQAIAVELGQKGRVVYVNFQTDKKGALETCKLIEKNGGIAKALQFDVSNAKESEQAVNSILKTHEKVDILVNNAGIRNDKLMAFMQESDWKNVLDTNLASFFNVSKLIVKNMITKRFGRIVNISSTAGQVGNAGQVNYSAAKAGIIGATKALAKEIAKRNITVNAVSPGFIDTGMLDGMPLDEITKMIPCARLGTVEEVSALVGFLCSNQASYITGQVIGVNGGVA